The following proteins are co-located in the Maridesulfovibrio sp. genome:
- a CDS encoding chemotaxis protein CheX gives MNVELAKPFIKATSDILTMMAMITPTAGKPFVKKGNVANGDVTGIVGFTGSVNGSISITFEKACAAQIVKNMLGDDIQDIIQDVKDAVGEITNMVSGQARAGLTEMGYKLQGSTPTVIMGDNHTIAHVTAGPVMAIPFTTDHGKFTIEFGFD, from the coding sequence ATGAATGTAGAATTGGCAAAACCTTTTATCAAGGCCACCTCGGACATCCTGACAATGATGGCCATGATTACGCCTACAGCGGGTAAACCGTTTGTGAAAAAAGGTAATGTCGCCAACGGGGATGTAACGGGCATAGTCGGCTTTACAGGGTCAGTAAACGGAAGCATCTCAATTACTTTTGAAAAAGCCTGTGCCGCTCAGATCGTAAAAAACATGCTCGGAGATGACATTCAGGACATCATTCAGGATGTAAAAGATGCTGTCGGAGAAATAACTAACATGGTTTCCGGTCAGGCCAGGGCAGGATTGACTGAAATGGGATACAAGCTTCAAGGCTCCACCCCAACAGTCATTATGGGGGACAACCACACCATTGCCCATGTTACAGCCGGTCCGGTAATGGCGATTCCATTCACCACAGACCACGGCAAATTTACAATTGAATTCGGCTTCGATTAA
- a CDS encoding glutamine--tRNA ligase/YqeY domain fusion protein: MSDNNTESNVGKNFITAIIDKDNETGKYEGRVATRFPPEPNGYLHIGHAKSICLNFGLAKDYKGTCNLRFDDTNPVKEDTEYVESIEKDVRWLGFDWEDRLHYSSDYFDKLYGFAVQLIKEGKAYVDSLSAEEIREYRGTLTEPGKNSPYRDRSVEENLDLFERMKNGEFEDGTHVLRAKIDMASPNVILRDPTIYRIRKAHHHRTGDKWCIYPMYDFTHCISDSLEKITHSICTLEFENNRALYDWTLENLGVYRPQQIEFARLNLSYTVMSKRRLIQLVEEGHVSAWDDPRMPTISGMRRRGYSPASIRNFCERIGVAKAANMVDFALLEFSVREDLNAHSNRVMGVVDPIKLVIDNYPEGQVEEFEVQNNPEDESAGSRKIPFSKTLYIERDDFMEDAPKKYFRLSVGREVRLRAAYYVTCTDVIKDENGEVVELRCTYDPETRGGWSNDGRKVKGTIHWVSVDHAVEAEVRLYEHLFTKENPMDNKDGSDFKDHINPDSLEVRTAYVEPSLASVEPGFRCQFERIGYFCADTDYTPEKPVFNRTVTLRDSWKKIANNQK; this comes from the coding sequence ATGTCAGATAATAACACCGAGTCCAATGTAGGTAAGAACTTTATTACCGCGATTATTGATAAAGATAATGAAACAGGAAAATACGAAGGCAGGGTGGCGACCCGTTTCCCTCCCGAGCCCAACGGTTACCTGCATATCGGCCATGCCAAGTCCATCTGCCTGAACTTCGGGCTTGCCAAGGATTACAAGGGTACCTGCAACCTGCGTTTTGACGATACCAACCCGGTCAAGGAAGATACTGAATATGTGGAGTCCATCGAGAAGGATGTCCGCTGGCTTGGTTTCGACTGGGAGGACAGGCTGCACTATTCCTCTGACTATTTTGACAAGCTTTATGGTTTTGCCGTCCAGTTGATCAAAGAAGGTAAAGCTTATGTGGATAGCCTCAGTGCCGAGGAAATTCGTGAATACCGGGGTACCCTCACTGAGCCGGGCAAGAACAGCCCTTACCGTGACCGCTCCGTCGAAGAAAACCTTGATCTTTTCGAACGTATGAAAAACGGTGAATTCGAAGACGGTACACACGTTCTTCGCGCTAAGATCGACATGGCTTCTCCAAATGTGATCCTGCGTGATCCCACCATCTATCGTATCAGGAAGGCCCACCATCACCGTACCGGTGATAAATGGTGCATCTATCCCATGTACGATTTTACCCATTGTATTTCCGATTCATTGGAGAAGATTACCCATTCCATCTGCACCCTTGAGTTCGAAAACAACCGTGCGCTTTACGACTGGACCCTTGAGAATCTGGGCGTCTACCGTCCGCAGCAGATTGAGTTCGCAAGGCTTAACCTGAGCTATACTGTAATGAGTAAGCGCCGTCTTATTCAGTTGGTGGAAGAAGGCCACGTTTCAGCTTGGGATGATCCGCGCATGCCGACAATTTCCGGTATGAGAAGGCGTGGTTATTCTCCTGCTTCCATTCGAAATTTCTGTGAACGCATCGGTGTGGCAAAGGCTGCCAACATGGTGGATTTTGCCCTGCTTGAGTTCTCCGTACGTGAAGATCTTAATGCCCACTCCAACAGGGTGATGGGCGTCGTTGATCCCATCAAGCTGGTTATAGATAACTATCCCGAAGGTCAGGTTGAGGAGTTCGAAGTTCAGAACAACCCAGAAGACGAATCTGCCGGAAGCCGTAAGATTCCTTTCTCCAAGACCCTGTATATTGAGCGTGATGACTTCATGGAAGATGCTCCCAAGAAGTACTTCAGGCTTTCAGTGGGACGTGAGGTTCGCCTGCGTGCTGCATATTACGTGACCTGTACTGATGTGATTAAAGATGAGAACGGTGAAGTAGTTGAACTCCGCTGTACTTATGATCCGGAAACACGCGGTGGCTGGTCCAATGACGGGCGCAAGGTTAAGGGAACTATTCATTGGGTTTCTGTGGACCATGCTGTTGAGGCTGAGGTCCGCCTTTACGAACATCTCTTCACCAAAGAGAATCCCATGGACAATAAAGACGGTTCCGACTTCAAGGATCATATCAACCCTGATTCCCTTGAAGTTCGTACAGCTTATGTCGAGCCTTCCCTTGCAAGTGTGGAACCCGGTTTCCGCTGCCAGTTTGAGAGGATCGGCTACTTCTGTGCCGATACTGACTATACTCCTGAAAAGCCGGTATTCAACAGAACAGTCACCTTGCGTGACTCTTGGAAGAAAATTGCCAATAATCAGAAATAG